From Rhizophagus irregularis chromosome 9, complete sequence, the proteins below share one genomic window:
- a CDS encoding uncharacterized protein (SECRETED:cutsite_VNA-AP; SECRETED:prob_0.7187); SECRETED:SignalP(1-21), translating into MKFTTLVCLTALGVSALNVNAAPISEVELNNKRDAPSTYYYDDDKKDKYDDEYGYDDKKKDHKDDKKDKYYRRSAVAEEKDYKDEKDSYDYYPDSYDGKDKYDDEYGYDDKKKDHKDDKKEKYYRRSAVAEEKDYKDEKDSYDYYPDSYDGKGKYDDEYGYDDKKKDHKDDKKEKYYRRSAVAEEKDYKDEKDSYDYYPDSYDGKDKYDDEYGYDDKKKDHKDDKKEKYYRRSAVAEEKDYKDEKDSYDYYPDSYDGKDKYDDEYGYDDKKNHKDDKKEKYYRRSAVAEEKDYKDEKDSYDYYPDSYDGKDKYDDEYGYDDKKKDHKDDKKEKYYRRSAVAEEKDYKDEKDSYDYYPDSYDGKDKYDDEYGYDDKKKDHKDDKKEKYYRRSAVAEEKDYKDEKDSYDYYPDSYDGKDKYDDEYGYDDKKNDHKDDKKEKYY; encoded by the exons atgaagttCACAACTCTTGTTTGTTTAACGGCTTTGGGAGTTTCGGCTCTTAATG ttaatgCTGCTCCTATTTCTGAGGTTGAATTGAATAATAAACGTGACGCACCATCtacatattattatgatgatgataagaAGGATAAGTACGATGACGAATACGGATACGATGACAAAAAGAAGGATCACAAAGATGACAAAAAAGACAAATATTACAGACGTAGCGCAGTAGCCGAGGAAAAAGATTACAAGGATGAGAAAGACAGCTACGATTACTACCCCGACAGCTACGATGGAAAGGATAAGTACGATGACGAATACGGATATGATGACAAAAAGAAGGATCACAAAGatgacaaaaaagaaaaatattacagACGTAGCGCAGTAGCCGAGGAAAAAGATTACAAGGATGAAAAAGACAGCTACGATTACTACCCCGACAGCTACGATGGAAAGGGTAAGTACGACGACGAATACGGATATGATGACAAAAAGAAGGATCACAAAGatgacaaaaaagaaaaatattacagACGTAGCGCAGTAGCCGAGGAAAAAGATTACAAGGATGAGAAAGACAGCTACGATTACTACCCCGACAGCTACGATGGAAAGGATAAGTACGACGACGAATACGGATATGATGACAAAAAGAAGGATCACAAAGatgacaaaaaagaaaaatattacagACGTAGCGCAGTAGCCGAGGAAAAAGATTACAAGGATGAGAAAGACAGCTACGATTACTACCCCGACAGCTACGATGGAAAGGATAAGTACGATGACGAATACGGATACGATGACAAAAAGAACCACAAAGatgacaaaaaagaaaaatattacagACGTAGCGCAGTAGCCGAGGAAAAAGATTACAAGGATGAGAAAGACAGCTACGATTACTACCCCGACAGCTACGATGGAAAGGATAAGTACGATGACGAATACGGATATGATGACAAAAAGAAGGATCACAAAGatgacaaaaaagaaaaatattacagACGTAGCGCAGTAGCCGAGGAAAAAGATTACAAGGATGAGAAAGACAGCTACGATTACTACCCCGACAGCTACGATGGAAAGGATAAGTACGATGACGAATACGGATATGATGACAAAAAGAAGGATCACAAAGatgacaaaaaagaaaaatattacagACGTAGCGCAGTAGCCGAGGAAAAAGATTACAAGGATGAGAAAGACAGCTACGATTACTACCCCGATAGCTACGATGGAAAGGATAAGTACGATGACGAATACGGATACGATGACAAAAAGAATGATCACAAAGatgacaaaaaagaaaaatattattaa